GATACCGCTCGAGATCGACATGGTGGTCGACCTGCGCATCGACAAACCGAAGTTCGTGGTCTACGGCGAGATCTCGTTGCGCGCCTCGGCGCTCGCGGCGCAACCGCTGCTGCTCGTCCTCGACGTCCGAAAGCCGCGACCGTCGGACATCTCGATCCACGTGACGTCGAAAGGTTTGCGCGCCGAGGTGGTTCGCATCATCGGCGGCATCGACGCCGAGATCAAACGCTTCATCGCCGCCCACGTCGCCGGCGAGATCGAGAGCCCGGAAAGCAAGCAGGCACAGGTCATCGACGTCGCCGAGATGATCGACGAATCCTGGACGGGTATCTGAGCCGGTCTACTTCTCCAGGGTGAACTGGTTGACGTCGATGTAGCCCACCCGGAACATGTCGGCGCACCCGGTGAGGTACTTCATGTAGCGGTCGTAGACCTCTTCGGACTGGATGGCGATCGCCTCGTCGCGACGCGACTGGAGGGCGGCGGCCCAGATGTCGAGAGTCTTGGCGTAGTGCGGTTGGAGCGACTGCACCCGCTGGACGGTGAATCCGCCCGCGGTGGCGCGCTCCTCGACCATCGGGATCGAGGGCAGCCGGCCGCCGGGGAAGATCTCGGTCACGATGAACCGCACGAACCGGGCGAACTGGAACGACAGCGGCATCCCGCGATCGGCCATCTCGTTCGGATGCAGCCCGGTGATGGTGTGCAGCAACATCGCCCCGTCGTGGGGCAGGACGCGGTGGGCCATCTCGAAGAACGCGTCGTAGCGGTCGTGACCGAAGTGTTCGAAGGCGCCGATCGACACGATGCGGTCGACGGGCTGGTCGAACTGCTCCCAGCCCTGCAGGAGGACGGTTTTGCCGCGGGGGCTCGGATCGGCGGCGAACCGGGTCTGCACGTGGGCCTGCTGGTTCTCCGACAGCGTCAGACCGATGACGTTGACGTCGTAGCGCTCGATGGCCCGCAGCATCGTCGAACCCCAGCCGCAGCCGACGTCGAGAAGCGTCATCCCGGGCTGCAGGCCCAGCTTGCCCAGTGCGAGGTCGATCTTGGCGAGCTGGGCTTCCTCGAGCGTCATGTCGTCGCGCTCGAAGTAGGCGCAGCTGTAGGTGCGGGTCGGGTCCAGGAAGAGTTCGAAGAACTCGTCGGAGAGGTCGTAATGGGCCTGCACGTCGTCGAAGTGCGGCGTCATCACGTTCCGGTCGTCCGGTGGGGTCGGCATCAGGTCATCGTATTACCGGGGTTTCGCGAATTGACCAGGTATCAGCCGACGTTCCCGGATTTCGACGGCGTCCCCGCGGGTACGCCAGAAGTGCGCGAAGAAAGGATCACACATGCCAAAGGAACTACAGGGCCGCAAGATCGCCATCCTCGCCGCGGACGGCGTGGAAAAAGTCGAACTCGAACAGCCGCGCGCCGCGGTGGAGACCGCGGGCGGACAGGTCGAACTGCTGTCGGTGAATGCCGGTGAGATCGAGGCGCGCAACCACGACCTCGAACCCGCGGGCAAGTTCGCGGTCGACCGCCCGGTCGGCGAGGCCTCGGTCGACGAGTTCGACGGGCTCGTCCTGCCCGGGGGCACCGTCAATCCCGACAAGCTGCGACTCGACGAGTCGGCGGTGGCGTTCGTGCGCGATTTCGTGCGGTCCGGTAAGCCGGTGGCCGCGATCTGCCACGGCCCATGGACGCTGGTCGAAGCCGACGTGGTGCGGGGCCGGACGCTCACGTCGTACCCGAGCATTCGTACCGACCTGCGCAACGCCGGCGCCACCGTCGTCGACCAAGAGGTCTGCATCGACGGGAACCTGATCACCAGCCGGTCGCCGAAAGACCTGCGGGCCTTCTGTCAGGCCATCACCGATCAGTTCGCCAGTACGCCGGCCCGTACCTGAGTCGACAGGCACGGCAACGACTTTCGCGACACCGCACCAGCAGGGCGTCAGCTGCGTACAGTGGGGCCGATGACCTCGGTGGTAATCGTCGGCAGCGGGTTCACCGGCTTCGAATGCGCCCGTCACCTCGCCCGCAGATTGCGCAAACGCGAAGGGGACGGCTCCGAACCGGTCGAGATCACGATCATCTCGCCCGTCGACTACATGCTCTACACCCCGTTACTGCCTGATGTGGCAGGCGGTTTGGTGGACGCCCGGTTCGTGACGATCCCGCTGGCCAACAGCCTGCGGGGCGTGCGGGCCGTGCGCGGGCGGGTCGACGGTGTGGACTTCGACGCGCGCACCGTGTCGTTCACCGACCCGGAACAGCGCACCCGCAGCAAGTCGTGGGATCGCCTCGTGCTCACGCCGGGTTCGGTGACGCGCCTGTTCGACGTCCCGGGCCTCGCCGAGCACGCCCGTGGACTGAAGTCGACCGCCGAGGCGCTCTATCTGCGCGACCACGTACTCGAGCAGCTCGAACTGGCAATCAACGACGAGGATCCCACCCTGGCCGCCGCCAGACGCACGATCGTCGTGGTCGGCGCGTCGTACTCCGGTACGGAACTGGCGGTGCAATTGCGGGCGCTGGCCGACGCAGCGGCCCAACAGATGGGTTTCGACACCGACAGTGTGCGGTTCGTGCTGATGGACCTCGCCGAACAGGTGATGCCGGAGGTCGGGGAGAAGCTGGGCGCGGCAGCACAGCGGGTGCTGCGCGGCCGGGGCGTCGACGTTCGGCTGGGGGTGACGCTCGAGGAGGTGTACCCCGACCACGTGCTGCTCACCGA
Above is a window of Mycolicibacterium baixiangningiae DNA encoding:
- a CDS encoding cyclopropane mycolic acid synthase family methyltransferase, whose protein sequence is MTPHFDDVQAHYDLSDEFFELFLDPTRTYSCAYFERDDMTLEEAQLAKIDLALGKLGLQPGMTLLDVGCGWGSTMLRAIERYDVNVIGLTLSENQQAHVQTRFAADPSPRGKTVLLQGWEQFDQPVDRIVSIGAFEHFGHDRYDAFFEMAHRVLPHDGAMLLHTITGLHPNEMADRGMPLSFQFARFVRFIVTEIFPGGRLPSIPMVEERATAGGFTVQRVQSLQPHYAKTLDIWAAALQSRRDEAIAIQSEEVYDRYMKYLTGCADMFRVGYIDVNQFTLEK
- a CDS encoding NAD(P)/FAD-dependent oxidoreductase translates to MTSVVIVGSGFTGFECARHLARRLRKREGDGSEPVEITIISPVDYMLYTPLLPDVAGGLVDARFVTIPLANSLRGVRAVRGRVDGVDFDARTVSFTDPEQRTRSKSWDRLVLTPGSVTRLFDVPGLAEHARGLKSTAEALYLRDHVLEQLELAINDEDPTLAAARRTIVVVGASYSGTELAVQLRALADAAAQQMGFDTDSVRFVLMDLAEQVMPEVGEKLGAAAQRVLRGRGVDVRLGVTLEEVYPDHVLLTDGTRIDTHTVAWVTGVTGAPLIETLGLPTEKGRLKVDADLQVPGHPDVFAAGDAAAVPDLTQSGAITPPTAQHATRQGKVLARNVAASLGHGTKKIYKHRNMGLVVDLGPRYAVANPLGVQLSGLPAKAVTRAYHLYAIPRFVNRWAVSLAYLTDVFFARSVVSIGLSSAEDARFSASEGIPMPKAD
- a CDS encoding type 1 glutamine amidotransferase domain-containing protein; this encodes MPKELQGRKIAILAADGVEKVELEQPRAAVETAGGQVELLSVNAGEIEARNHDLEPAGKFAVDRPVGEASVDEFDGLVLPGGTVNPDKLRLDESAVAFVRDFVRSGKPVAAICHGPWTLVEADVVRGRTLTSYPSIRTDLRNAGATVVDQEVCIDGNLITSRSPKDLRAFCQAITDQFASTPART